The DNA window TGCATAAGTACATAGGAAGGCCACAATGTCAGCTCGCCTCAGATTAGCTAGTTGGTGGGTGCTGCTTACCTACACGCTGCTGTAATAAATGTGAGCTTGTGAGAAGCAGCTTGCCTCACCCTGAAAGAGGGGACAGTTGCCTCGCGCTTACCACGGGcaggaacacccccccccccccagcaatccTCAGTAGCCCACTGTGCCTCCAGAAGCATGACTTGAGCTGCTGATGTAAGTCTCTAGCGTGGTGGGTGCAGACAGATCCCTGTTGCCTCTGCTCAAGGTGATCCCATAACCAAACCTGCAGCAAGACATGTATTTGGTCCATTTTAACTTCTTCTGAAGGCAAACATACTGCTCCTGACTCCTATGTGATATACAGAGCTGAGTTCCTCACTTCAGAGCAGGCACGGCAGAGGCACAGTAGTGACCTGAAAAAATTGGGCTCCTCATGGATTAAAACaggtgaaatggaaaagaaggatGCTACTATATATGAAGCTATACCATATCCAAGCAGAGAAAGAGGGAGGCTTTACCATCATTGGAGGTCACTTTCATCGTGCTCTGCTTGGATTGCTCCTACAAGCAGGCATCCTGACCTGCAGCTGGTGAGGTCAGGATGTTGCAACCAGGGCAGCCTGGGAAGAGATGGGTGGTTTGCAAGGGAGGAAGGCCTCCCGCTCTCCTCTCCATCGCCCCAGCGTGTCTGTGCAGTTCACTGCATGTGTTCTTACTGACCCTTTGTGGAGCTCCAGTTCTCCCTGTCACGGGTCTGATTGTTTCTGCATGGAACGTCAAGAGCACACACAGCCCCTACCCATACACCTGTTCCTCCCGCTGACCTGTGTTGCAAGATACCTCCCTGCTGTTCCCTCTGGGAAGCGCTCTGTTGTGCACACAGGTTATTTCCATTTGGCCCCGGGAAATTGCCGTTTCTTTTTACTCATTATTTCACCCGTGCTTCAGCCTTTTGTTCACAGTCTCATTGCGTGGTCTGTCATGAGGGGCAGGCATAGCAGAGCACGCTTCAACTTGAAGCAGCACTGAGTGTATATAAACACAGTGGTCAAATCCTTCAGACCTCTGGCTTTTGCTCAAAATTCCTCTCTGTACATGTAAAGCAGCTTTCCAAGAGAGAAACTCTTGCTTCTGGAAGGAGTAAATATGATACCAAATATCCAGCCAGGCAGGGAACAGGGACAAATTCTGGTTTAGAAATCAAGAAGAGAGGCCAACTCCTTACCAAGACCACAAAGTGGGAGAAAGTTTATTTGCGATTCCCGTTCTAAACTCCCAGGCTAATTTTCTGGTTCTGTCTGAAGTTTCCTACAGCATTTGAGTTCAATGAGTACTTCCTGATAACCATCCTGGATCACCTGTACAGCTGTTTGTTCGGGACATTCCTGTGCAGCAGTGAGCAGCAGAGAGTGAAGGAGGTAAGACAGCTTCTCTCCAAGGTGAAGGCCAGGTACTGCGATTGGTTTAGCCGGCCAGATGCTGCTAGAGAAGTTGCTTCAGCACTCAAAGATAGTGGTAGATGCAGGTCTGGGTAATGCCAAgcccccttcttaacagctgggACACAGAGTATTTTCCTCTTTGCACAAACTGCTGTCTGTTGGGAGACTTCCCATTTCAGAGCAATACCATTTCCCTCTGGGCAGTCCCACTGCTTTCAGCATGGCTTTCAGCTACTCACTGGTGTCTCCCAGGTAGTtggaaatgcagtttttctttgaACTTCAGTTTAATGTAACCTCCTCTGGGGAAACCGGTACCTTTTTGTCCTCCCTTTTCCTTGAAGAGGTCCCTTGAGGTTGCTTTTAACTACCCAGTGGGCATTGTCATTCTGCACACATAGGTTACAGCAAGTAACTGGTCTCAGTGTGTGTTCTTGCTGTGCTTGCATTTTTCCGGGAGAGTTCAGAGCTGCTAGTATTAGGAAGGACATGCCTCTAGGTCCTGCcaccagccagctctgccctgcagtcTGGTGGAGGTTTGTTTGCCAAGGGAGGAGCATATAGACATGTACATTCAGACCCAGCCTGGAATCAGAAGGAGAAGCAGTGACCCTCATTCTGTCTCACCTACCTGAAGATGAAGCATTTTGTCACCAGAAGGTTGCAACCCAAGATCACAGAGGTACATTGAGGACAGCGCTGTGTAGACCTGATGTGATTATATGTGATAGCGcatcagttaaaaaataataataataaaaagtactGTAATACAGAAGTGATAGGATTGTACGGTATTGAAATCAGGGTCCCTGTTTCTCTAGAGTCCACAGCAATTGAATAATTGTAATTTCCAGAGAAGAAAACCTGCATACTGTttgcatgtggggttttttgggggtgtgtgttaaAGCCTGAGCTAGCAAAGTACTTAATCTAGAAAACACTTCAACACTGGTTTCACTGGGACTGTTCACAGGCCTAATTATTCCACTAGATCAGGACCtaaatcaaatgttttctttttttctttgcaattaaaTACTCGAGCAAGTCCTCCAGGAGCACTTTAAAGAGGTGAAGTTTAACTAAAGCATTGAGAGTTCACATGCCAGCGTCCCCTTGCTGTGCCAGTGACGATTCCTGGTCTGTGTTGGCAGCTGGGTGGGtaagaggggaaagaggggatgTTTCTGTGCCAGGCTGTGTGTGTGCCTGCCTGCATCCATGTGCTTTGATTACAACAACCACATCAAAagaacagtttttttttttcttgagctacAAAAGGGCAACCAGCTCTGTATTAATGACAGGCATATGTATATGCTGTTATACTCTGTAGATAAATGCTGGGATTTGTATGGGAAATAAAGCCTCCTCCACCCCCTTCCCTTACAGAGCCTTCCAAAAAAGACCGTTTCGCTTTGGTCTTACATCAACAGCCAACTGGAAGACTTCACTAACCCCTTGTATGTGAGCTACTCCAACCACGTCCTGTATCCCGTGGCCAGCATGCGCCACCTCGAGCTGTGGGTCGGCTACTACATCCGCTGGAACCCCAGGATGAAACCCCAGGTACCTCTTCGAGGATCCTACTTTTTTATCTCCCTCTCTGCTAGTACTAATACTGTCATTGGGGAGTTCCAGACCTTTGAAGCACAAGAAGTAATAACAAACAAACTTAAGCTGCCACTGCTTGAATCTAAACCAAAAGCCTAAATTCAAATGCAAGCAAATGGAAGAGCAGCATCTACAGCTGGCTGGTGCGGGTGGTCAGCTGGAGGTCGCTGCCTGGTGAAATCCGCAGGAGCTGAAGATTCTCAGCAGTTTGGAAAATTTCTTACTTAGAATATCAGGAAAATAATCTGAAGtctctcttctttaaaaaagagCCTAAACACCTAAGACTTCTTTGGATGTGGGATTCTAGATTGAGCTTTGGGCTATATTCAGATTATCGACAATAGGaagctgctgcttgctttggctgcccaaggcacagggGTCTGACTGCAACCCTGTTATGCTCACTCTGGAACTCTGACAGCAGGGAAACTGGCTTGCCCAGGGCAGGCACCTCGGACAAGCAGTCTGAACACTGCCCTAAATGTTGAAATCACTTTTTAATAGGAAGGGACAAAAATTCCTGGATTGCTTCAGTGTCCAACTGCAGTTAACAGAGCTTTGCAAATGTGGGGCATTAGGTACAGGAACCCAACAAATGCTTCACAGTACTAACTAACTGTTTAACAGTCAGAACTATGtgaaaatatttagataaatctgtattattttttttttccccaaagccctGAAATTACATCCAGGTTGAGATGCCAAGGCCAGTGTCCCCCAGAAATGTCAGAGTTCTGTAATTTTCATCTTTCAAAATACACAGTTTTGTTTAGCCACCATTGCACTATGCACCTTGGATAAAAATAAGCATCCCAAAGCCAGAGCAACTACTCACCCCTGGGCTGGGGACAATGATATAACCCACATACAACCCCTCCTTCCCTCATAGCTGTGTGTAAGCTCAGCGATGTTTTGTGGTTCAGGCTTCCACTTCTGTGCTTACCTCCCAGCACTCAGCTAGACATTTTCTTGCAGGAACCTGTCCATAATCGCTACAAGGAGCTTCTTGCCAAGCGGGCCGAGCTGCAGAAGAAAGTGGAGGAACTGCAGAGAGAAATCACCAACCGTTCCACCTCATCCTCTGAGAGAGCTGGCTCTCCCGCACAGTGCGTCGCTCCTGTACAGACAGTTGTATAATAGggactttttttttgccaagtacCTTCCCAGGACCATGGGGGCAGCTTTTTTTGAAACCCTCTGGATTTCCAGCGTGGTGTCTGGGAGCTGccaatctatttatttatttctctccagGATAATTTATTAGTACTGTAGCACTAGAGGAAGcttaagcaaaaacaaacaaacaaggccCCCTATGCAATTAACCTTCTCAGTGGCTAGATTATAATACAAACTAATTGCACTTGCCACCTAAAAGAAACCTAGAGCTCCTTCTCTGTTCACTTATGTGCTGGAAATCACTCGGCTTTAAAGAGAAACTGCGCACTAGAATGGAGTACTGTGGAGGAAAAGTATCTACTCAGAAGTTTGAAAAAGCTCCCCTTTGCTAAAAGGAACTACCGCATCTGGCTTTGTGTTGGAGCCTAGAATACAGCTGTAAAGTCATGAAACCCTCCACTATTAATGTCTGCATAGCAGTGTTGACGAGAGTATTTGCCAACATACTTAGAGACAAGCAGCGATAGCATCTAGGACATATCACCGTTCTTCTCACTTTTCCCTTCACTTTTATCTAGATCATAGGAAGCCATGTAAACAATGCCTTATTTAAAGAAAGGGCAGCTTCTACCAGTAAAACCTGGTGGTAGAGGAGCAACCTACGTGACTTGACTTTGTAGGACAAAGTTTACTTCCATCTTTGCAACTTCGGAGTCTCACATATGGTTTACATTGGGTGTGCCAGGATGCAACTTAAGCACCTCTATTTCTGAGGGGGGAAGCAGAGCATGGCTCCCCTGGGCTTTCTGCAGCTCCTCTGTCCTCCAGTGCCTCCTACTTGTCAGGGGAAGGGTAGTGGAATACCAAGGGGCATGTGTGAACTGCTGGGATCAGTCATTTCATTTTGCTTGGGTAAGCGTACTTAGTGATTTTAATGCTTCTGTGCAGGATCATAGTGGCGTACTTAAggtatttcagttttctgttaacTAGTGGAAGCAAGCGTGTATCAACCAAAGAAGCCTTTCTGCCTGCAGAACTTGCAACTGCTACCTAAGGTTATTCTGGTAGATTAAACAGCTTAGCCAGTTTCTGAGGCCTATGTTTAGGTCTCTTTCCTCATAGCATACTTCAAGAATTAGTGTCACCTGACTAAACTTAAGTCCAAATTcagttttaatacaaaattttgCTGTAAAAGTGGAGATAAAAAACACACTTGGTGAAACCATGACTGCCCTATTGCTCTTCCAAACAGGTAAGTGCAGGGCTGTAGAAGGTTGGGCTTACAGCAAAGGAAGTTATGTATGTGCAAGGATCTTCGCTCCAGGCTGCTTCTCATCGCCATGCTAACGAAGAGGGGCACTGCTTGGTCTGGGTTCTTGTGTTGCTCTTTTATGATAGGATCCCATACTGTGGTCACCTGTTTAATACACCCATCAGCATGCTGCTTCACTCAGCCTCTCTTCCACGATAGAGAAGCATTTTCTGAGAGAGCATAAGAGTGGACCGATTTACACATAAGAAATTGCCTTTCAAAAGCCACATTCCTTCCAAGGCAGTAACTGTAATTTCCCCCTGCAGTCTCCATTTCTGCCGGCTCTACTGCAGTCAGCGTCTCAGTATTTACAGAGAAATCCACAGCCACCTTCTGACAGAATGAGGAACAGGCTGTATAGCATTGCTGCACTTGTTATAGGGTAGCCTGAGATGTTACAGTTCAATAGTGCGAAGAATCCACACAAAATACCTTCTGAAGGACTTGGATTTGCTTTAAGGTCAAAGGGCAGATCTGCTCTTACGTACAATCACTATATAAGATGGTTCATAGCATTATTCTATATTAGCAAATTGACTATGTGtgtatattttgtttcttgaTGAAGGCTGTTTGGTTTCCTCAACGCTAATAAAAAATTGATAAATGGGTAAAGTTCCTGTGCGCTTATTTTCAACTATGTGGTTCTCCAGAGGACTCGTAGCACGTGCAAATGTTAAAATAGCACTGAAAATTTAGTGTTTCAAAACCAAATTTCTCTCATTCTTCTGCAGGTGGTCTTACAAGCTGCTAAGGTTCAAACTCTGAACTTTagaatgacaggaaaagaaaatttatctTTGGACAAGTTTCTCTTATCCTATACAGACCAGTATTAATACAGATACAGTGCTTAGCCGCTCAATATTACAAAAATActttcacaataaaaaaaatcaaacaatttcTGCACTTTACAGTGCATTAGCACAGTAACATCTGTGTAGAAGGAGGACCAACATTTTTATATGTAACTAACTCATGTTAAGCCCAAATTCACTGGCATGATTAGGGATCAGCTCAATGCCTGCTCCTTGATGCTCTCACCCCTAGTAGGCTTAATTCCAACTTGGGCACCTCATTCACTGTATATAGCACATATGGAGCCTAAAATACTCCTAAGCCCTCCCATCAGTAAGGAGCTGCATGACAGCCTGAGGTAATGCTGAAGTGGACCCATCTTTGAGCAAGCTGATCCCCAGAGGTCCTTCCCAAGCAAAATCACCGAGTGCAGTTTCAGCTACtgattttttcagatttttttcctccaggacaaACTGCTCTCCAGGTGGTTAACTCCAGTGACCTGGAACCTATGTCACTAACATAAATGAAGGTAAGGGGGATGGCTCCAGGCCTGGTTAATTGCTTCTGACTTGTCCCCTCACAGCTAAAACCTTCTGTGCCTCAGATGCAAGGAGGGTGGATCCCCTACAgataattaaaattcaaatcccTTCTTCCTGTGTAGACCCTATGGAGTTCCTTGCCTGTTCAGCTACAGGCAAGGGTGGCCAACTGACTCTCACCTTACCTGTAGCCTGCTGGCAGCTCATATTCAATCGCCCTGGCCAGGGAGATGTCATGTCACCACAAAAAGCACAAGGGATGGGGCACAGTGCTGCAGCAACAAACATGGAGCTAATTTAGAGGACGTGCAGCTTTCCCACAATTCAACAGGCAAGCtggctttattatttttcaaCTGTATAAACAGATAATCTTGGTCCCCTATACATTCCATTAATAGGAAATTCTTTACATTATTAACATAATAAATAACATTTACTCAGCTGTGCAATTCAGAGTGCAAAATGAACTGCACCACTACTAAAGTAGATAGCTCATCAAAGCATGTATTTCAAGTTAAAAGCAAGATGCCAGGACTGAATGGCATGATTGAGGCACTTGCAGTTTAAAACACTTACGGTTTATCTCACTCCTTTGCCACCCAAAGCTGTGAACTAGGAGACAGGATATTATCCCCTATCCTATAGCTTCTTCGTAAAGTGGATTTCTGTAGAAAAATTTCACTCTTCAGGCTTGAAAAGAATTCAATCAATCATTAAGCAAAATAATTCGGAAAAGTTATTTTGCTCCTTCTGTGAGTACTCAAACATCCACTACCATTAATGCTGACTAATGCAATGTAGCAGAACAAGAACTAGGAAAGCTTTTTGAGGAGAGCTACATAGAACACCTTTTAAAGGGTTTACCTGTTCTCCCTTAGACACTCTCAGAGTTTGAGTAATTACAGCTGCACGCAGAACAGAACTGACAAAAGCCCTTAGGACTTCAGGTCACAGCATCGTTTTCAAACAAGATGCATCTTGAGAAGCTTCCCAATGCACAGTTCAACAATAGCGTGAAATCGCACTGGCATTTCACATACGCCAACCCGCATAAATGTGCAGTGCTTGgtgtgctgaaagaaaatggaggGACTGCTCGAACCATAACACGAAAGGAACTGGTGAAGACCTATGGTTAGGTTCAGTGGCTGGGTACCTTAAAAATTGAATGTGTTTTAAGCTAGACCATAATATATACAGTCAAACCCAGGGATGGAGAATTAAGGGCCCGTATTTCAAAAGTGCACTTAGCATACAGTAGTCTCTTTCACATAGCAAGAAAGGCAGCTGCTTTATATCCAGAATGTGAAAAAGTTTGACCAGCATGGTTCAAGAACATCCCCTGCAGAACAGTCAGTAGTCCCAGCTGATATCATCTTTCTGTAGTGAAGTCTGTATGGTCTGCATGTCTCTCAACAACTGAAGATTTTTCCGACTCTTCTCTCCAGGCTTCACTTTGATGGGACCAGCATTCTTCCCTTTTGTGGTTACTGTAGTTGTTACTTTAACCTCACTAACAGGGAACCTGCTGTCTTTTATTTGTTTAGCAGAAGTCTTTTTGGACTTGCATTCTCTCTTAAGTCTCTCTAGCTGAAAGAGAAGCCCAAAGAAAACATTAAGCCGTGACCTTGTTTCAGTTTATGTTGGGCAATTCTTCCAGACAGCTGAAATCCCACCACTTATCTCACCCAGCTAAGCAAATAGATGCTTCCAAGACACtctgaataataaatattttttttcttacacagcaTTGCTGTATTCACATCTTTCAAACTGTGTTCAGCTTATAGTCTGAACTACTAAGTTATCTCTTTAAAAACTGACAAGTTCATTATGGGGGAATAACTCCATTATGAATGTAATAGAAAAAGTTATATATGATAAAAAGCTGATTTGTCACTGTTACCATCCAGTgactaaaaaaaaacacaccaaaaaaccaaaaccaaaaaaacccaccaaaaacagaaaacaaatttttctATGTACATACTAGTGATTTTAATAGCTAGTCACTGTCAGAGATATAGCTTTAAAAGAATACCAAAACTCTGCTGAGGTGAAGAGCTGGTATCCACACGCAGCACTGTAAATCACAGCTTGTAAGACTCAGCAACAAAGACTGAGCTGGCGTAAGCCTGAATGGGGAACTGGAGAGTCTAAGGTGCAGGCGCACTCATATTCTCAAACCGCAAAATAGGTGGCTTCTGTAGTTCCCCTCTCTTCAGGTAGTGGTGCTCCCTCCTTCCTAGTTTATAGCATGCAGCAATTTTCCTAAATCCTGACTCCTAAAACTTTTGCCAATAGCTAGTCAGAAGCCTCTGTATGTGGAGAATCATTACTACTGGGAACTATTACACATCTGTTTCTCTGCAACAGTTCCTCTAAGATCATAAGAGATCAAAGGTGAGTAATGCTTCTAAGTGAAAACATTTCACATGTCCATTTTGGACGTCAGCAGCAGTGCTCTCAGTACATATTTTGTGTATAAGTTACGTCAGATGAGGGTGAATCTTGTTTCGTATGAACCGAACCAGATTAAACACATAAGGGTAAGCTCTTTGGAAGAAATTCACTAAAATGAATGAAGATTAGAGAAAATAGGGAATCAATAGGGTTTATAAGCTTTGAATGAACAGGCTACCCTATTCAAACATTTTGAAAgttgttttaaactgaaacagcTATCTCAGGTTTTATAAAATGCAAATCAAAACATAAATACGTCATTTACTCCAAGCAAAGGAGAACTGTTAAAAGATTCAGGGAATGAGGAGTGTAAAATGCCATGCAAGAACAGATGTGAAAGCACTGCCCAGGACAGGATGAAGAGTGGTCACAAGGGTGACATGGCAAAACAGAGAGGATACTTCTGCAGAAATATGGGGATAGGAAGATGGAGGTATGCAGACTAACTTTGGGACATCAAAGCTAGAGCTAGGCACTACTGCTCTACAGTagttatttctgctttatttaattGCTGCTAGATTAGGatataacaaaaaaagccccaaacctcaAGACACCAACTCTACAGAACCATGAACATAATCAAAAGTAACTCACCTGCAACCGATGCCTCCGGACTTTGCTGATCTGGTCTGCCTTTGCTTCCATCTTTCCCACCAGTGCCTCAAGTTCCCTCTCCAGATCTTCCCTCACTGCAATGGTTGGAGCTTCCTGGACAAGCTTTGACAGCTGCTGGTGATCACTACCATGGAATTCAGACAGAACAAAGCTTGCATCAGACTCCCTTGGCTTCCAGTGCTTGTACACCCCGTTCAGAAATAACACTTCTAAGAAACCATAGCATCAGCAGCCACACATGTTCAACATGCCATAACCAACCAGTAAGAACAGTTTTGCTGGTTAGCAGCATTATTACAGTAGCACATCCTGGTGGCAGGCTGCTGCAACATTAAGTTTCAGTAACATAAGTAGCTTCAAACTTCAAATCACACATTCAAAATGACCAAATAACCCCTTGAGGGCAGGATCTCAGCACTCATTCAGTTACTAATCTGTGTATCTGTATCTACTGCAGTTATGCAGTAGGATAACAATTCACGTTCTGTCAACCAGGACAAGCAAAAAAGCTGTCCTTTAATGAAGTATTTAACTACTGTGTCAGAGGCTGTTACCACACTTCTCCCCTAACCCTCACGAATTCAATATTGCTGCATATAAACACAGGTATGGAGACCAGACTGTTTATCAGAATCTCTCTTTAACTGCAAGAAGAAATGACAGCCTCTGCAGCCAGTAAAGCAAAGAGATTATATGCTAGAGACTTCCTAAAACTAACCCCTTTCTCAGGCAAAACCTTCCAATTTTAAATCAAAAGGCAAAACCATAAAGCATCTACATTTATAATCTGCAATGGAGAATATGCCAAACTCACAAACTCATCTGTCCAAATTCATCTTGTAAAGTCAGCAACACTTCTGAGAGCTCTTCCTGGGATGAAGAAGAGTCCTTTGGCAGAGACGACCTTCTGCTTTTGCTGGCAGGATGACCAGTACTGACAGGTTTTGCTAGTGGAGTATCATTTACCACACGACTGTTACACAAAGCTTTTGTGTGTTGTTTCATCAGGTGTAGGACATGTTGCACGTTAGCACCAACTGAATGACTGGGACTGGTAGActggaaggaaaagcaagagaCTTCTTTCAAATGGCACTGTCAACAACCTACTTGATAATAATGGAGAACATTTGAAAacaataacattttttatttgctgcaaagaatgtattttttgtttgaatGAATATGCACTAACAAGAACAGCTTAACAGGCAGCATAGAGAGGACCCCTTTTTGAAATTGCCAGTTCAGCAAGTTATTGATATTCAACAAGCCTTTTGAAGacaaactggaagaaaagagtcaaagaaaattaaatgatcTGACCACTGGGTGTCAGCAGTGCACCAAGCCAAAGCCACTTAAGGAGCTGCAGCTACTGAGCATTAAGCTTTGGAATTAAGCAGCTCACCTTCCCAGCTACAAAGGGTACATCACCCAGACACAGTCTGTAATGGGGCTGCGTAGTGAGATGGCTTGTAAGAGagcatttctggaaagaaagaaaagagaaatgtttatCAAAGATGACACTACAGCAAACctattttccctttgctttgtgCTAAAAGAGGCAATCTACTTTCTGATTGCATGCATACACCCTTATTTAACTCCCCAGTAATTGCCCTTCTCTTCCCCCCATATTACCTTCTCTGGCTGCTTagttttttt is part of the Accipiter gentilis chromosome 19, bAccGen1.1, whole genome shotgun sequence genome and encodes:
- the CEP57 gene encoding centrosomal protein of 57 kDa isoform X2, yielding MGINFRWEAIFSALKNLQEKIHRLELERLQAEENVKHLSRETADYKKVLSEQMQHKEHDKTEVSKKNQELASQLAAAESRCSLLEKQLDYMRKMIQHAENEKSHLLEKQGSLERDRLLDQSHVQSKLEKLDMLEKEYSRLTTMQSIAEKKMKELEQKLQEEEHARKLVQEKAAELQTGLETNRLLIQAASPLLPPKARKPRKKTKQPEKKCSLTSHLTTQPHYRLCLGDVPFVAGKSTSPSHSVGANVQHVLHLMKQHTKALCNSRVVNDTPLAKPVSTGHPASKSRRSSLPKDSSSSQEELSEVLLTLQDEFGQMSFDHQQLSKLVQEAPTIAVREDLERELEALVGKMEAKADQISKVRRHRLQLERLKRECKSKKTSAKQIKDSRFPVSEVKVTTTVTTKGKNAGPIKVKPGEKSRKNLQLLRDMQTIQTSLQKDDISWDY